CTCGACAACGCGATCCTGATCGTGGGCGCGATGGCGGTCGGCCCGGAGTTCGGGCCGCTGGCCGGCTTCTCCACGGCGATCGTCCAGCGGCACCCGCGACTGGCCCTGCGATCGATGATCGCGCTGCTGGCCGGCTTCGCCGTGGCCATGGTGGTCACGGTGGGATTCAGCTACTTCATGGACGCGGTCGGCCTGTTCACCCAGGAGCAGCTGGACGCGGACCGGCCCAACACCGGCTTCGTCTGGGCCCCCGACTGGTTCTCCTTCGTCGTGGCGGTCCTCGCGGGCACGGCCGGCACGCTGTCCCTGACCTCTTCGAAGTCGGGCGCCCTGGTGGGCGTGGCCATCTCCGTGACCACCGTCCCCGCGGCCGCCAACGCGGCCGTGGCCCTTAGCTACGGCGACTCGAAGCAGACCTGGGGCTCCACCGAGCAGCTCCTGCTGAACCTGCTCGGCATCATCCTCGCCGGCACGCTCACGCTCCTGGCCCAGAAGTGGCTCTGGGCCAGGCAGCGCGACCGACAAGCGAGAGAGGGAGCGAGGGCAGGCGGGAACTAGCCCAGCGCCGACTTCACGGCGTCCGCGAGGCGGCCCGCCACCGACCTGGCGTGGTCGATGTCGGCGGCCTCGACCATGACGCGCACGAGCGGCTCGGTGCCGGACGGGCGGAGCAACACCCGCCCGGTGGAGCCGAGTTCGCGCTCGGCGTCGGCCACGGCGGCGGACAGCTCGGCAGAGGTCTTCACCCGCGACTTGTCGACGTCGGGCACGTTGATGAGCACCTGCGGCAGCCGCTCCATGATCGAGGCGAGGTCCTGGAGCGTACGTCCCGTCTGGGCGACCCGGGCCGCGAGGAGCAGGCCGGTCAGCGTGCCGTCGCCGGTGGTGGCGTGGTCGAGGACGATGACGTGCCCGGACTGCTCGCCGCCGAGCGCGTACCCGTGCTCCTTCATCTCCTCCAGCACATAGCGGTCGCCGACCGCCGTCTGGACGAGGGAGACGCCCTCGCGCTCCATGGCGAGCTTGAAGCCCAGGTTGGACATGACCGTCGCGACAACGGTGTCGGAGCGCAGTGCGGAACGCTCCCGCATCGCCAGCGCGAGCACGGCCAGGATCTGGTCGCCGTCCACCTCGGCACCCGTGTGGTCCACGGCGAGGCAGCGGTCGGCGTCGCCGTCGTGCGCGATGCCGAGGTCGGCGCCGTGTTCGAGGACGGCGGCCTGGAGCTTGCCCAGGTGGGTGGAGCCGCAGCCGTCGTTGATGTTGAGCCCGTCCGGCTCCGCGCCGATCGTGACGATCTCGGCGCCGGCGCGGCTGAAGGCCTCGGGCGACACCCGGGCGGCGGCACCGTGCGCCTCGTCGAGGACGACCTTGAGACCGTCGAGGCGGTTCGGCAGGACGCCGATGAGGTGGGCGACGTACTGGTCGAGACCCTGGTCGTACGACGTCACCCGGCCGACGCCGGCACCGGTCGGGCGGTCCCAGGGGGCGCCGGTGCGGTGCTCCTCGTAGACGCGCTCGATCTTGTCCTCCAGCTCGTCGGCGAGCTTGTGGCCGCCGCGGGCGAAGAACTTGATCCCGTTGTCGGGCATGGCGTTGTGGCTGGCCGAGAGCATCACGCCGAGGTCGGCGCCCAGCGCCCCGGTGAGGTACGCCACCGCGGGGGTGGGCAGCACACCGACGCGCAGGACGTCCACGCCCGCGCTGGCCAGGCCCGCGACCACGGCTGCCTCAAGGAACTCCCCGGACGCGCGCGGGTCCCGCCCGACCACTGCTTTCGGCCGGTGGCCCTCGAACGTGCCGGCCTCGGCCAGTACGTGCGCCGCTGCCACGGAGAGTCCGAGCGCGAGCTCGGCCGTCAGATCCGCGTTGGCGACACCGCGCACGCCGTCCGTGCCGAAGAGTCGTCCCACTTGTCCTCCTGAGGAAGCTTCAGAGTTCGGAAGTCACCCGATCACACGAGCCTTTGAGCACCTTGTGCCGTTATACGCCCATGCCTGTGATAAACGAACGCCCCGGGGGCACTGTGGCGTGCCGCCGGGGCGTTCGGACGTACTCCGCGTACGGCGTGTAGAAGCTACACGCCGTACCCGTACGAGCAGGCAGCGAAGATTAACGCTTGCTGTACTGCGGGGCCTTGCGGGCCTTCTTGAGACCGGCCTTCTTGCGCTCGACCGCACGGTCGTCGCGCTTGAGGAAGCCGGCCTTCTTCAGGGCGCCGCGGTTGTTGTCGACGTCGGCCTCGTTCAGCGCACGGGCGACACCGAGACGGAGCGCACCGGCCTGACCGGAGACACCGCCACCCGCGATGCGGGCGATGACGTCGTAGCGGCCCTCGAGCTCGAGCACCTTGAAGGGCTCGTTGACTTCCTGCTGGTGCACCTTGTTGGGGAAGTAGTCCTCAAGGGTGCGACCGTTGATCTTCCACTTGCCGGTGCCCGGGACGATCCGGACGCGGGCGATGGCGTTCTTGCGGCGACCCAGGCCGGCGGCCGGCTGCGGCTCGCCGAAACGGGACGCCATCGACTCCGAGGTGTACTCGCCCTCAACGACGATCTCGGACTCGGTGGTGTAGCTGTCGATGTCGACGAGCTCAGTCTCTTCGACCGGCTGCTCAACAGTGTTCTCGGCCACGATTCTCCTCAGATTCTCTTCAGTCTTAGGGGGTGGCCGGACTTACTGCGCGACCTGGGTGATCTCGAACGGCACCGGCTGCTGGGCAGCGTGCGGGTGCTGGTCGCCCGAGTAGACCTTCAGCTTCGAGAGCATCTGACGGCCCAGGGAGTTCTTGGGGAGCATGCCCTTGACGGCCTTCTCGACGGCCTTCTCGGGGTTCTTGTCCATCAGCTCGTCGTAGCGGACGGAGCGCAGACCACCCGGGTAACCCGAGTGGCGGTACGCCATCTTCTGGGTCCGCTTATTGCCGGACAGGTGCACCTTGTCGGCGTTGATGATGATGACGAAGTCACCGGCATCGACGTGCGGGGCAAAGATCGGCTTGTGCTTGCCCCGCAGAAGGTTGGCGGCGGTGGTCGCCAGACGGCCGAGGACGACGTCCTGGGCGTCGATGACGTGCCACTGGCGAGTGATGTCGCCGGGCTTGGGGCTGTACGTACGCACGGTTCGTAGCCTTCGCTTCTTCAGTGAGTGGGTCCTGACAAGGCCACCACGGACGATCACGACAGCCCTGACCGCACTGCGGTGACGCATACCGCGTGCTGGTCGCTGGTCATCGGCCCCGGTGGACCGGTGTAAGGGCCCCCCACGTGAGAATGAGCAAGCCAATACACATAACGAACTGCAAGCCTACCCGCGCCGCCCCGCAGGGGTCAAAACGCCGAACAAGCGCCGCTACCGCTGCAGGCAGTCGTCCCGCCGGGCTACCGCTGCAGGCAGTCGTCCCGCCGGGCTATCGCTGTGGGCAGTCGTCCCGCAGGGCGGGACGGGCGGGCACAGCCTGCAGCGCCGGGCGCCTGGAAACCGGCCCCAGCGACAACCCCGGCCGCACGGCCACCGCGGCAGCCAGTACACACAAGGTAAGGCAGTCCCGATAGGCCCGCCGGGTCACCGGCTCCAGCCAGGGCCAGGTAACCCCCGGCACCTGGGGCACGAACGCCAGCCAGAACCAGGGCCCCCGAGCCACCGAGCCGGGACACGGCAGCCCCGCGAGCAGCAGCGGCACGACAACGAGCAGATAGTGGTCGTACGAAGGCCGGGAGACCAGAAACGCCGAGAGCATCAGCATCACCCCGGCCTCGACCACCCGCAGCGGCCCAGGCAGGGCAAGCCGCCACCGCCGGTACGCACACCAGACCCCCGCGAGCGCGGCCACGCCGGCCAGCACCCCGGCGACAGCCGCCGGCACCCCCAGCCGGGCGAGCACCGCCCCCGGCGAAGCCTCGTAGAGCCGTACGAAATCGTCATGCCCGCGCAGCAGAAACGGCAGCGTCCGCGTGACGAACCCCGCGGGATCCGGCATCAGCAGCGCCGCCCCGCCGGAAACCACCGCCGGAACCAGCACCAGGACGGCCAGCCCCCGCCACTCCCGGGCGAAGACGAAGAGCAGCGCCACCGGCGCGAGCAACGGCTTCAGCACGATCGCGGCACCGATCACCGCCCCCGCCGCGACCCACCGCCCCCGCACCGCACACAGCAACCCCAGCGGCAGCGCGAGCGCCGCCGTCACAGTCCAGTTGCCGAGCGTCACCAGGTGTCCGAAGGGCGCGAAACCCAGCGCGAGCGCGGTGAGCCCGAGCACGGCGAAGCGGCTGCGCCAGGAAATCCCGTGGATACGCAGCGCGCAGGCCCAGCCCGCCGCCAGCAGCGCGGTCACCGTCAGCGGGACGAGCACCCGCAGCGCGGCCAGTGGCAGCATCGCCTGCGGCACGGCCGCGAGCACCGCGCCCGGCAGATAGAGGAAGTGCGGGTCGGCGTAGGGCGAGCCCCCGTCCAGCCAGGTCCTGGCCGCCCGTACGACGATCGCGTTGTCCATCCCGCCGTCCGAGCTCGCGCGCGCCACGTTCACGACCGGGACGCAGAGCACCACCGCCAGGACCGCCCACGCGTGCCGGGACGCCCGCCGCACCAACCACCCGGACATGTCACTTTTGCCCTCGTTCATGCAGGTCACGCTAGGGGCTCAAGTGCACTGTGAAGCGGAACGGCACCCCCCAACGCCCGTCTAAGATGCGGCGCATGAGTTATGGGCAGGGTGGGCAGGGGCAGCCTCCGTGGAATCCCTGGAAGCCGGGATCTCAGCAGCCTCAGTGGGGAAACCAGACCGCCGATCAGACTCCTGACTGGGCGGCACTCGCCGAGGCGTCCGAGTCGCGCAACAAGCGCCGAAGGCTGCTGTTCATCGGCGCCGGCGCGCTTGCCACGATCGCGGTCGGCGCGGCGGTCGCCATGGCCGTCGTGAACGCGAACGGGGACGGCCAGGCCTCGAACCAGCCCTCCGACCTGCCCGCCACCGCGGACATCCCGAGCGACACCACCGGGCCGGCACCGTCGTTCGAGCCGACCTCGGCCCCTCCCCCGCTGGATCCGAAGGACTTCATATCCAGCGTGAAGAAGGACACGGCCCCGCTCAGCCCGGACATCCTCTTCCCCGGTACGACGCTGACGGTGGGCGACATCGTCTACCGCAAGGGTCCGACGGCCGACACCAAGAACTGCGCCTCGGCCGCGAAGAACACCCTCCCCGCGGTCCTCACCAAGAACGACTGCACGCGCGTCCTGCGCGTCACCTACACCAAGGACGGTGTCGCGGTGACGGTCGGCGTGGCCGTCTTCGACACCGAGGCCCAGGCGCTCAAGGCCAAGGGCGAGGCCGACAAGAAGAGCATCGTCGACTCGCTGTCCGGCAACGGCGTGAAGAACTTCTGCGACGCGGCGGTCTGCCGCTCCACCACCAACTCCTACGGCCGCTACGCCTACTTCACGATCGCCGGCTTCACCAACGGCAAGGACGTGACGACCAAGGACACCGCGGTCTTCACCACCGGCGACGACCTCCAGGAGTTCACCTTCCGGCAGATCGGCCGCCGTGGCCAGGCCCAGGCATCGGCCGCGGCCAACGGGTAGCCGCCTTCCGCGGCGGCCGGCCAGCCCGGTGAGCCGCCTTCCGCGGCGGCCGACCGTCCCGAGTGGCCGGCCGCCGCGGGGTCGTCCGCCGCGATCAGCGGCCCCGGCGCTCCAGCAGTTGCACCGTCATCAGGCGCATCCGCTCGGTGCGCACGACCTTGAACCCCCTGGCCAGTGCCGCGGCCGTACTCTCCCTCATCCGGGCGCGGACATCGCCGAACGTCGTCGACACCAGCCACAGCCGCCGCCGGCCCGCCAGGCAGGCCGCGGGCACATCGCACTCCTCCGGCGCGTACCAGCCGGTCTGCCGGGCTGTCCGCTTCACCACGACGTCGTCGGGCCGGGCGCCCTCGCCAGCTCGTACGCCAGGTGACCGCGCTCGGCGGACGTCATCGAGCCTTCCGTGCGTCGAAGCCGTAGAGGTCGTCCGCGGCGAGGCGCCGGAACTCGGCCAGGCCCTCCGGTTCGACCGTCAGCCTCCAGTCCTCGCGTGCCTTGTAGTCGAACCAGGCGAAGCCGACGATGTCGCGGGCGGGCGCGATGCCCTCGAAGAGAGCCCGCACATGGGTCGCCCTGAGCTCGCCGGGCATGGCGCCCGTCTCCAGGACGAGCATCGGCTCGCGGCTGAACCTGCGCACCTCGGCCATGGTCGCCCCGAACAGCCCCTCGAAGGTGTGCGGGTCCCAGTCGGTGAAGTACCCGATCAGGCCGACCCAGTCGACGTAGTTCTCGCCCGGGTAGAAGCGGCTGAGGTCGTCGTGGGTGTCCGGTTTGATGATGTTCGGCGACCAGGCCCAGATCACGTGGGTCGCGCCGACGTCCTCGAAGACGTCGTGGATGTGCCGCCAGGCCCGGACGTACTCCTTGGGCGTGGTCTCGGTGATCCCCCACTTCTCCCAGTCGCCGTTCATCTCGTCCGCGAAGCTGATCGCGACCGGGATGTTCAGGGTGCGGACCGCCGTCGCGTACTCCTTGATGTACGCGTCGGTCTCGCCGTCGGCGATCTCGGTGAGGGACGTCTTCTGCGGCTCCCAGGACACGATGGTCAGCGCACCGGTGTTCCAGGCGTTGCGGACACCCGTGGCGTCGAATCCGTCGCCCCAGGCCGCGTAGTACCGGATGAGATTCGGCCTCTTGCCGACCAGCCTGGTGTAGTCGTCCACCGGCTCCATGGAGTGCGGGGCCTTGGCCCGGGCGACGCCGAAGTACTTCTTCGCCGGCTGGAGCAACGGGCGTACGTCATAGGGCGGTTCCTGCGCGCCCGCGGCTGTGGCCGGGACGCGGGAACGGCCGCCGACGGTGCCCGGGCTGCACGCCGTCAGCGCGAGGGCGGCGGCGGTGAGCGGAACGAGCAGGGCGGCGGTGACACGGCACACGCGCATCAGTGGGCTCCCATCGCACGGGGCTGGACCAGGACTCGTCCGACGATCAGCGCGTAGAAGAGTCCGGAGGACAGAAGGAGGGCGAAGTCGGCCGGGTCGGGCATCAGCGTGCGCCAGCCGGCGGCGGCCACCCAGAGCACCGCGGTTCCACCGCCCCACAGCCACACAGCGGTCCGGTGCCGTGTGATTCCGCTCCGCTTCGCCGCGGCGGAACCGGTGGCCTGCCAGCCCATGCGGCGGCCGCGCAGGATGTCCCAGATAGCGAAGACGTGCGCCCAGCCGTACATCATGCGGACCGCCCACGCCTCCAGGCGGTAGCTGGCCGAGTCGTCGAGGGCGAACGGCTCGCAGGGGCCCGGGTAGTCGTCGGCGAGCATCCGTACATGGGTCCAGGTGTTGTGCAGCACCTCGATCGGCTCACCGCACACCGGCAGGAAGACATCGACCGAGGGATAGGTGCCGGGGCGCCATGCGCCCACGAGTCTTCGATGCCGCTCCACGTCGAAATCGCGGCTGCACAGATTCACCCGCAGCGAGATCAGGTAGTACAGCACCGTGAACGTCAGGAGGGGGGCGAACAGCCACAACAGCGGGGAGGAGGACGCCAGTCGGAACTGACTCAGCGCCGGACAGGACACGCTGACCATCGAAGTGACCGTGAGCATCCACAAGCGGCGCTTGGGGTAGGCGTACTTCTCGTCGTCCGACGGCGGCAGCGGCAGCAGTCCGGGCTGCGCCGGCTGGTCCGAGGGCGGCCTGAGGGTCTGCTGCCGTCTCGTCCCGGGGCGCACCACACGGGCGGCCTCAATTGAACTCATCCAGGTCTCCCAGACCACCCGCCTCGCGCGGAACGAGGCGATGTGCCGGGAAATCTAAAGTGGCGTCAACTGGCCACGCTGGTGACACAAGCGAACGGGTTCACGCTTAACCCGAAATAATGGAGCACCTAACCGAAATGCCATAATCAAGCGCTGATACGGTCATTGCCCTTTTCCCTGGTGGCGTCTCAGGAACGCTCGGCGGCGAACGGTCCGCCGGTGCGGAAGACCAGCTCGGCGAAGCGTTCGCCGATGCGGCAGTGCGTGGCGGCGTCCGGGTGGAGCTGGTCGGGCAGCGGCAGCTCGACGAAGTCCGCCGCGCCGTAGAGGTCACGGCCGTCGAGGTAGTACAGATGGGGGTCCTCGGCCGCCCGCTGCTTCACGATGCGGGAGAGCTCGTCCCGGATGACGCCCAGCGTCAGCTTCCCGGCGACGCGCTCCGCGGGGTCGCCCGCGGCCCGCAACCGCAGCCTCCCAGCGCTGAGATCGCTGAAGTCCGGGGCACTGGGGCCGGGGGTGTCCTCGTGGATGGGGCACAGGATCGGCGAGACGACCAGCAGCGGCGCGGTGGGGTGCCCCTCGCGGATGGTGTCGAGGAAGCCGTGCACCGCCGGGGTGAAGGCACGCAGCCGCATCAGGTCGGTGTTGACCAGGTTGATGCCGATCTTGACGCTGATCAGGTCCGCGGGGGTGTCGCGCAGGGCGCGGGCGGTGAACGCGTCGAGCAGGGCACCGCCGCCCAGGCCCAGGTTGATCAGATCCACACCGCCGAGGGAGGCGGCCAGCGCGGGCCAGGTCGTGCTGGGACTGGCGGCGTCGGAGCCCTGGCTGATCGAACTCCCGTGGTGCAGCCACACTTTGCGGCCCCCCTGCGGCACAGCCTCGACAGGGGCGTCGGTGCGCAGGGCGACCAGCTGGGTCACCTCGTTGTGCGGCAGCCAGATCTCGACGGCCTTCACCTGACCGGGCAGACCGGCGAACCGGACGGTGCCCACCGGTCCGGGCCGGGACTCCGCGGAACCGGTGGTCATGTCCACGATCAGGGCATTGCCGCCGGGCGCGCTCGCCCGGCCGGCCGGGCGGCCGTCGACGAGCAGGTCGTACACGCCGTCGGGACGGGGCGGGGCACCCAGGTAGACCGTCTTGGTGGGAAGCGTGTCCAGCTCGACAACGGTCGCCCGGGTTCGGAAGACCAGCCGCACGCCGGAGGGCTGGGCCTCCGCCATGGCCAGCTGCCCGTCGGCGCACTGAGCCCGGGCCCGGGCGGGCAGCCGGTGCGGCAGCACCCCGTGCTGGGTGCGCTCCAGCTCCAGCGCGCCACGCAGGAGGTCCGCCGTGATGTCCGTGGTGATCAGGTCCGCCGGCCGTTCCGTGAAGGAGGAGCCGGGGACGTCGTCGTACTGGTCGCTCATGACCTCAGCTTGTCATTACGCTCATGACCTCAGCTTGTCATTAACAGGCTGCACACCCTGCTGCCCCGGGCAGCGACCGCTTGTTCCGCGCCTCCTTGCTCCGCGCGGCCAGCAACTCGTCGGCGGGATACCCGACCTCCTCGAGCGTCAGCCCGTGCGGCCGTACGACATGGACGGCGGAGTCACGCACACCGGCGGCCAGCACCTTCCCGGGCCAGTCGGTCCCGCGATGCCCGTCCCCCACGAACAACAGCGCACCGATCAGCGACCGCACCATGTTGTGGCAGAAGGCATCGGCCCGCACGGTCGCGGTGATGATCCCGTCCTCACCCCGCACCAGGCTCAGCTCCTGGAGCGTACGAATGGTGGTCGCACCCTCGCGCCGCTTGCAGTACGCGGCGAAGTCGTGCTCCCCCAGGAGCCGCCCTGCTGCCTCGTTCATGGCGTCCACGTCGAGGGGCCAGTCGTGCCAGAGGACGTGACCGCGCAGCAGCGGATCGACGCCACCGGGGTTGTCGGTGACGCGATAGGCGTACCGCCGCCAGATCGCGGAGAAGCGGGCATTGAAACCGCTGGGCGCCTCCCTGAGAGCCCACACCCGCACATCCTTGGGCAGCCGCCCGGCAAGCCGCTTGAGCAGCTTCCCGCGGTGCTCGCCCCAGACCTCCAGAGGCAGATCAACATGCGCCACCTGCCCGCGTGCATGCACTCCGGCATCGGTCCGCCCGGCCACGGTCAGCTCGTACGCGGTGTCCCCGGACCGCGTCACCGTCCGTAGCGCGTCCTCGATCTCCGCCTGCACGGTCCTACGCTCACCGGCCTGCTTCGCCCACCCATGGAACGCGGTCCCGTCGTAGGACAGTTCCAGACGCACACGCACAAAACCGGGCTGTACTTCGTCACTCACAGATAGATCCTCTCAGGCCGGGGGCAGACAGACAGGCTGGCGGACCGCCGCCAGGCTGCGGGACAGCCAGGCCGGCGGACCGCCGCCAGGCTGTGGGCAGTCGTTGCGCAGCGGCGATGAGGGTCCCCCCGCTCTGGGGGTACCTCCCAGGCCCTTAAGGCACTGGGGGAGAAGCCGAGAGTGGGGGGAGGGTGGGCACAGCCGGACCCGCAGCCGCGTACGGCGCTCGCCCCCGCCCGCGGAACGCGAAAGCGGGCCCGCCCCGCAGGGGGCGGACCCGCTCAACGCAAGGCAGAGCCTCAGGCGTCCTTGGACTCCTCGGCGGCCTGCTCGGCCGGCTTGGCGTCCTCGACGGCCTCGGCGGCCTCGGCGGCAGCCGGAGCCGCAGCCTCGGCGTCCTTCGCGGCACGCTTCGTCGCCGCCTCGGCCTCACCGGTGGCCTGCTGGGCCACGGTCAGGGCCTCCACCAGCTCGATGACAGCCATGGGCGCGTTGTCGCCACGGCGGTTACCGATCTTGGTGATACGGGTGTAACCACCCGGGCGGTTCTCGTAGCGCGGGCCGATCTCGGTGAAGAGCGTGTGCACGATGCTCTTGTCCGTGATCACCGAGAGCACCTGACGGCGGTTGTGAAGGTCACCCTTCTTCGCCTTGGTGATCAGACGCTCCGCGTACGGGCGCAGGCGGCGGGCCTTCGCCTCGGTGGTGGTGATGCGGCCGTGCTCGAACAGCGACTTCGCGAGGTTCGCGAGGAGCAGCTTCTCGTGCGCGGCGCTGCCGCCCAGACGGGCACCCTTGGTGGGCTTCGGCATGGTGTTTCTCCTAGGTGTCTGCCCCGGCCGTATCAGGTACCGAGGTCAGTATCCGAGCGGGCGGGTTTGCCCGTCGGAGACCCGCGCCCCGTAAGGGGCGCGGGGAAATGCGCGACCAGCCACAGCGGGCCCGCAGCCAAGACCCGGTGATCGGTCCCGAGCTCTCAGTACTGCTCGGTCTCGACAAAACCGGCGTCGGCGTCGTCATCGGCCCCGAAAGCGTCGGCCGCGGCCGTGGGGTCGAATCCGGGCGGGCTGTCCTTCAGGGCGAGACCCATCCCGGCCAGCTTCGCCTTGACCTCGTCGATGGACTTCGCACCGAAGTTGCGGATGTCCAGGAGGTCGGCCTCGGAGCGGGCGACGAGCTCACCCACGGAGTGGATGCCCTCACGCTTGAGGCAGTTGTACGAGCGAACGGTGAGCTCGAGCTCCTCGATCGGCAGCGCGAGATCGGCGGCCAGGGCGGCGTCCGTGGGGGACGGGCCCATGTCGATGCCCTCGGCGTCGATGTTGAGCTCGCGGGCGAGCCCGAAGAGCTCGACCAGCGTCTTACCGGCGGAAGCCATGGCGTCACGCGGACGCATGGCCTGCTTGGTCTCGACATCGACGATCAGCTTGTCGAAGTCGGTGCGCTGCTCGACACGCGTGGCCTCGACCTTGTACGTGACCTTCAGAACCGGCGAGTAGATGGAGTCGACCGGGATACGGCCGATCTCCTGGCCCACCTGCTTGTTCTGCACGGCGGAGACGTAACCGCGACCGCGCTCGACGGTCAGCTCCATCTCCAGCTTGCCCTTGCCGTTGAGCGTGGCGAGGACGAGGTCGGGGTTGTGCACCTCGACACCGGCCGGCGGCGCGATGTCAGCGGCGGTGACCAGACCCGGCCCCTGCTTGCGCAGGTACATCACGACAGGCTCGTCGTGCTCCGAGGAGACAACCAGCTGCTTGATGTTGAGGATCAGGTCGGTGACGTCCTCCTTGACGCCCGGCACGGTGGTGAACTCGTGCAGGACACCGTCGATGCGGATGCTGGTGACAGCAGCGCCGGGGATCGAGGAGAGGAGGGTACGACGCAGGGAGTTGCCGAGGGTGTAGCCGAAGCCCGGCTCCAGCGGCTCGATCACGAACCGGGAGCGGAACTCGTCGACGACCTCTTCGGTCAACGAGGGACGCTGAGCAATCAGCATGTTGCGATCCTTCAGTCAGGGGCGCCCGCTATTTGACGCCCTGCTCACCGGGCGGTAGCCCGATGTTGTTACTCCTGCAAGGGTACGGGCGGCACGCCTCCGAGGAGACGTACCGCCCGAAACCTAAGACAACCGTGCGTCAGACGCGGCGGCGCTTGGGCGGACGGCAGCCGTTGTGCGGGGTCGGGGTGACGTCCTGGATGGAGCCGACCTCGAGACCGGTCGCCTGGAGCGAACGGATGGCGGTCTCACGACCGGAACCCGGGCCCTTGACGAAGACGTCGACCTTGCGCATGCCGTGCTCCTGGGCGCGGCGGGCAGCCGACTCGGCGGCCATCTGCGCGGCGAACGGCGTGGACTTCCGGGAGCCCTTGAAGCCGACGTGGCCGGCGGATGCCCAGGAGATCACGTTGCCCGACGGGTCCGTGATGGAGACGATCGTGTTGTTGAACGTGCTCTTGATGTGCGCGTGGCCGTGAGCGACGTTCTTCTTTTCCTTGCGGCGCACCTTCTTGGCAGCGCCCTGACGACCCTTGGGGGGCATCTATTA
This genomic interval from Streptomyces dengpaensis contains the following:
- the rpsK gene encoding 30S ribosomal protein S11, with the protein product MPPKGRQGAAKKVRRKEKKNVAHGHAHIKSTFNNTIVSITDPSGNVISWASAGHVGFKGSRKSTPFAAQMAAESAARRAQEHGMRKVDVFVKGPGSGRETAIRSLQATGLEVGSIQDVTPTPHNGCRPPKRRRV
- a CDS encoding DNA-directed RNA polymerase subunit alpha, coding for MLIAQRPSLTEEVVDEFRSRFVIEPLEPGFGYTLGNSLRRTLLSSIPGAAVTSIRIDGVLHEFTTVPGVKEDVTDLILNIKQLVVSSEHDEPVVMYLRKQGPGLVTAADIAPPAGVEVHNPDLVLATLNGKGKLEMELTVERGRGYVSAVQNKQVGQEIGRIPVDSIYSPVLKVTYKVEATRVEQRTDFDKLIVDVETKQAMRPRDAMASAGKTLVELFGLARELNIDAEGIDMGPSPTDAALAADLALPIEELELTVRSYNCLKREGIHSVGELVARSEADLLDIRNFGAKSIDEVKAKLAGMGLALKDSPPGFDPTAAADAFGADDDADAGFVETEQY